Sequence from the Cucurbita pepo subsp. pepo cultivar mu-cu-16 chromosome LG02, ASM280686v2, whole genome shotgun sequence genome:
TCACAACCAACAAAACGGGAAGAAATGAGGAAATGCAcaaattcatattataaagaatggaAAATTAATGGGCAACTCCACACAAGAACTTTGGGCCCAAATAAGAGGAGCCATTTAGATTCTTGAATATTGATAGAAACCACTATTGATCCTCGGATAGAGCTGCCAATAACCTGATCACCAAATGTTTTATGTACTATCGAATAACGAATGGCTCTCAAAACTAGTACAAACCTATGTTTCTCAGAAAACTAATTCTTCAAAcattaaatcttttaaaaaagcTATTACGTCAAGAAATTTTCAAGCATGCCATACATATTTTTCAGATTACGCAGCACTTTAGAACATAAGAATCAGAAGTCTAAAAAGATAAGAGAACAAGACAAACAAAAGGTTACCAGACATCGAAATTTCTTCTGCTTCCAAAATTATGCTTGTTACAAACAATGAGCATGCTTTAATCAACTATCGGAAATGTTTccaaaaaattaaagcaaCTCTAAATAGTTTTcagatttcatttttcaatttttttcagaATTCAAGCATGTTCTAAACTGAAACGCTAAACAATGAAATTATAGATAAACAAACGtaaatctgaaaaatatatattcaaacaAGGATGCTATGAACTAGGTCTACAAAATGCAACAAAAGCAGTCATATCAATTCTCATTTTGGAGCTTGGCTTTTCCTTCTTCCCAGAAGAAAGTGAACTTTTCTAGGTTCTCTTGTGCATTATAGTGAGGGGGGCAGGTCAAAGCTAGATCATGCCACCTTACAATTTAACCTACCAAGTATTAGAGTACTGGCATACCCAGAGGCAGAAATGACaataaacacaaacaaaaatgcCAAGGATAACAAGTAGTTTAGCTTCCACTTCACTGAAAAGTAAACCAGTCTGGTCGACAATTTTTCCCATtgtctttaaataaaattaaccaattcTAAAAGGGCGACATGATAAAGCCACCACCAAAAAGTATAAACATTAGTAACATTCACACATTGGATCAAGTAAAAcacttcaaagaaaaataaatattcaatatacacaacaaaaaaataaatattcaatatacacaaaacaaaaggcTATTCCTTGCAGTCACCatgaaaaatatcatttatactCCCATTACATTAAACTGGAGTTGAAGAAAATCTGACTATTTAATCAAATAGATTACAATACTTTAATTAGAGCATCAACTATAACAACACAGCTAAATCATACAAATACATACACCtacaaaatgacaatataTTGAACCAGAATGCCCATAGCAAATACCATGTCATTTCTACTAAACCTTCTGCATCCAACTAAGAGATCCAACTTATCCTAAGACTTAGGACACCATTAAGATTAACCAAAATGGTATGCGCTAGCTGCCTTAGTTCAAAAGTTCATAAGGAGGATAGTGTACTGGATAACTCGTATCATGGCGGCGTGATTTAGGATGGTTAAAGCTATCCAAATTTGTCCCAGAATATCTCTGACTGTATTGGTTATTGTGGTGATCCGAATTTGATCCATACCCATTAGATTGGTTAACTAACCCAGGGTAAGGAGGCGCtgaataaaagaaatacaGATTCGTTGAACCAATGTAGGAAAGGCACGTGAAAGCATACACAACTTCTTAGCAAACtaacaaaacaaagacaaaaataaaggaaaatcaGGAAAATCACCTTCTAGATGGTTCTCTCGGTATGCAGAAAACCTGCACGAGTTTGACAAGCGATTGGAATATGAAGATATTTCATTAGAATAACCTGGAACAATCTGCGACCTTGATTTATGAGATATATTTGATGATGAAGTGATTGCACTACTACTAGGTGAAGGCTTGTCTTGCCCAGATACCTGTTTGCACGTCAAAAATTATGCATCATTCCCATAACTTTAAAACTCACCACACAATCAAAACTGATGCAAGAAGATTGCACAGTCGTCTGATTACAAAATTGGAAATACGAGACAGCACAGTATATAATTgtgtataaaaaaatatcatctattaaaatataaaagaaaaggaaacttTATATCACTATGTTCCCCTCCATTGTTTATATTGCTACTATTCTGTCCAAAATAAGACTTAAAAGATACAACTTTATAGAAAACTAATagatatcattttaatatatgaaattatatgttcaaacttgtttttggtttttcaaGAACGTTTTAGTTCGTCACTTAAACTTGTGGTGATATAAACTAAACTGGATTAAGGCCATCACTGTGAGATAAACTATGAAGTTTGATCCATGAATTATCTTGGTTCTTCCCATTGATTAATTATGATGACACAAGGTTGTTTCTAAATGCAAACTATGATTTGGAAATAACTAGAACAAATAGGTATAATTGGAATGTGGTTCTAAAACTTCAGAAAAGTTAGGCAATATGCCACATaaggtatatgaatgaatacaatttttagattattttaaattgttacaaaGATAACTTCACCAATTAACATATACTTAGTACATGaaactttaatataaaaacaaaacatgtatAAGTTAGGAAACAAATTTGATCAAGAAAAAccaagataaaagaaaaatttgcgttgagaaagaaaaaattaataacatacTGCAAACTTTAGGGTACGATTATGTAGAGTCACGAGACCAGAGAAAAGCTTAACAGCATAGTTGGTAATCTCCTCATTTTCATATTCTGCAAAAGCATAACCCCTGGGCCTGCCGGATTCCTTGTCCCGAGGAATGTGCAAGTCCACTACCCGCCCAGCTTGAATTAGAATGTCATACAGAACTCTATCACTTACCCTTTCATCCAAATTACCTATAGAAGGTGGAGAGTAACAAAATCAGACTCAGAAGAAGATGTAGCATCTAAACCGTAAGAGGATGGCTGCatccttaaaatttaatgtatgATACTATATCAGAAGATAAGAGGGGGGAATAAAATTTCCCCGGAAGAATACATGCGCAGAGTATCCAGTTATTAGAGAATAAGAGGAAAATCTACATAGAAGCAGATCAAAGACGGTGGGCAAAGTGAAATCGACATTGAACCAGTTAAgcataaatgaaatttaactAAGAGATCTAAGtgaaacaaacacaaaataaggcCAACTTCCAATCCTCTTCACCCCACAAGCAGCAAATCAAGTATGCTTTTTAGCTTTATCAAATCAAGCATGCTATAAACAGGAatcaaatacatttaaaagaGAGCAAAAAAGTTGAGGAGGAAGAAATCCAGCACAAGATCCAATCCTTTCTGTTCCACCaccaaagaaaatcaaagcaGAGCTTTGTAAGAGAATCGATAAATATGTCATTATGTCCTATACATCCATTGGTAGCACATAATAGAAGGAAATAAACACAATTCTTAGGAAAATCCAGCACCGAAAGGCCTAATTTACATACGGAAGTTCACGGAAGGAAGGAAGTAAAAACAACATAGCTTAAAACGCAAACAACAGAATCCTGATGAAAGGAAAACGAAAGAGTTAAAACGAAagatgaaagagagagataacaAGGAACAAACCTATGTAAATAGTGCAACCATTTGATCTTCCTGACATGATTGTTCTGCGAGTTCAGATgcaaaaccctaaccctaagtTTCAGAAAGCaagcaaaaataaattgagTAAAGgataaacaagaaagagaaacgACAGCTAAGTCAGTGTGGCGATTGACCTGTATTTCTTATGGCTTCCATTTGCCACGTCGATTCCTATTTTCTTATTCCACTCTTTATTTGAACCGTACACGTGGAATGATggaaatttaatcattttattgctTTTTATTTCACTTAGATATTTTATAGGTCTCGATTGTATGTcttatagatattttatagATCTCGATTATATATATTACCCGCTTGGTGTTTAATagatttgttaatttaaattatgaatttttcgacaaaaatttaaaatttcaaggaTCTATCGAGAACTAATCACttattaaacaattttaaaggtttaaaaattaattgccTTTTACTTGTTAACTATGCAAAAACACACCGTGCATCAAAGctctctttcaattttgaaggATATCGTCTAGCTATGATCaatttttgtgaatttttatCGACTCTCTTCCATTTGTTTCATGTCATTGTCACATACAGACTTATTGAATGTCGTTTGAAGGCCGAACAGCTCATTAAGGAACGAATCGTCACAGGGTAAGGTAGATATTTGTTGATCTCCCTTGAGTTCAAGATCGATTTAGGGTCCATTCGAgaattttctataattttaggCCAATTTAAGGATTTTCTTATGCTTTTGGTCCAAATTGGTCTAGCTCACACCATTATAGGTTGGTTTCCTTCTATTTTAGTGGGTtcaattgtttttattgtCGTAGGTTCAAagttattttactttttctaacATGATCGATTAGTTACGTCTGCAGCGACGCGACCCGTGAGCGTCTCGACCTGAGAAGCAACGACGTCATGTCGTTTCCCTTGAGCGACACGTGTAGACCTATAGCAAACACAAGTCCTAGGCTTCACGCAATCCCTTGGCTTAAAAACGTCGGAGGCGGCTCGATTTAGCAAACTGGACCTCATTCCCTATGCTTTTTTATCCTTTCAAAGCTGATTTTGACCGAGATCATTTTAAtgtcgtatttcacaaatgtcaattgaaattattattatttgtgaaatactaatgaAAGGTGATGAACTATCTAATAGAAAACGAACTCCAACGATGATTAGAGCAACTTTGGAGGAACGAGAGCTAACGTTATAAATTTATGGAGGACgccggctaaggccaaccaagtaaatgGTCTTACTATCGGACAGACTTGAAACttgtatgaattatgatgtatgatatATGAGCTATGACGTAGAATGTCGTATGATGATGTAAATTAACTatgtgatgatgtatgatgatgagttaCGACGCATGATGATGTATATgagctatatgatgatgtatgttAATACTTGATGATTATGATGTATTTGATggcattatgatgatgagttatgatgattatgatgcATGACGTTGTTACCtcaatatgatgatgttttccatattaagcatGTTGTATGTGATGAATGTCATGTTGCATCATGTCGAGAAATCGGcctaggacacaaccctaaagAGCCTGAATAACgatattaacataaatatcTAATGAGCATGTATTACTAAAAATAAGATAGAGATAAGATTAGGGTTGTatcaaaaagatattttaagatgaaaaatagagaggcctcatgcatgttgtgtgTACATaagcatcgggatacttccccttttatgatgatgagtgcggacgcacatgttatgatgatgatgacggTGATCATGTTGAGCATGACACCCAGGGGTTTGCTGACCTTCAGACGTCGCTATAGACAACTTGCTTGACGATGATGGGTCGAGGGAGGGTGCGACCCACCtggagattcacactcgcacatGCGGGTCATGTGTATGGAAGTATTACACATCCAAAGTTACTTCGGACAAGAAGCCACGGTCCCTAGAGCATGTTTGCATTTTTGCATGACCTGTATAGTTGGGTCACTTATTAAGTATttttcgaaatactcaggccgtgtgttacatcatttttcaggtaaaggtaagcCGCCCATATACAAATGTGGCAGCATCACAAGCAGAGACTATAACACGTAAGACTATAACGGTGTTTTTCAAAGATGAAgttgttttaatttcttcgaaattcatGTTATCAATGTTGTGTTTTTAAGAGTTGTATTTCGGCATCttagcatgagacgttagtagcaactttaagtaaaaatttaaggtcATTACATGCAGTTTACCTATATGTATGCACGAGAACTATCAACTACTCATCTCATGTGCTATGACCCTCGAGTTTGTCATTTTTTGACGTAAATGTATGCATATTTTCCCGagtattttcaatatttagcctttctaaaaaaaattgaggtaAGAGCAAGGTGTGTATAGGTCTTGACCGGAGATATTGTTAGGGAGACTATCATCGTGctttttaacatatatttGATAATGTATTCGAGTTAGATctaagatttttaaaagtcGAGGGCGAatgattaaatattataatattttcttttttttttcaggtaattaATGATGGATTTTGTATAGTGAAatacttgaaattttaaaataaaaaaaaataataataataaaaagtaatacaaaaaaacaaaggtccTCGAATAAATTCAAGAGTGGTCTCAAATCAAACCTTCCACTTTTCTAAAGCAACAAATCTGATATTTAAGTAATAaaattagacattttttaatgaaaaataatgtcGGTCGATAATTCATGCCAGGTggagaaaattttctatttatttttatagatattaaaGTCGAGATTTCAATAATTTGTATGAATGAGATTCAcgagatttttctttttccactttttttttatattctttttaattaatttttttgtggaCCAAACCATGGGAAGGTTCTGATTccaaatgatatggaaatcactacaagacaagtaagattcagattagcttgttgatcgaatatctcaagacaaggacacttgtttgagattcgaatcactccacaagcaagattgatcatgtcgagcttgaatgattctacatgcaacctaaactacgtagaattgcaaagaaacttagtcattggctaaatgaaagcacaaatgcttcttttaccaCATTTTacaagtctacttacaaatacaatatacatgactttatatagcctccAAATGACCCtgttaaaggcattccaagagttgtgacattcatactttatgaccataattaacctgatgtaaatgtaacctaaagtaaataaaaagtcttaaaatataattactctaaattgtaatctacccaaaatttataacaatgaagctaagcttcattcttctttatgacatgaattgaaatatcttttgataatttcaacagcattttcttcacatcttcattgaaatatattgtataattgatgtctcttggttcatatcagtaaTCTTCGTCTCCGTCCTTATTTTATTACCCTATTATTCGTTTAAACAAGAGTTCCCTATCCCGTTTGAAGTGGCTCTCCAGGGAGCCCCAACCCTACGGTAATTGATCTTTATCTAGTTAGTTGGGAGGgtagataaatatttaattttaagtaaataatataacCGGTCttaatcataattatattttaattgacttttttaagtaaataatagACGCCTTATTcatgtaattatattttataagtgAACGTAGGTAACTAATTGACttgacttaattttttttaggtcgAGTTAGTTATAGTGGATAAGTTGAGACAGTCATAATAGACAATTATACAgacattttgatttgatttgaatttcttaagaaaagtttcAAAGTTTTAATTCAATTCGTCACTTTATCACCATATTTTTTGGTGGTATGATAAGCTACGAACacatttagaaaaagaaaagagctatTTTTATCCGCACGTTCGGGGATCAATCTAGCTATATTCACGTAGTTATAACATAAGATCTTATCGAATCATTTAGTCTTGCCAGAGAAGAAGGCAAGGGGGCCAACAAGGGCGGCGTTGATGTACGTGGCGGGTTCGGAGTGGCTGTAATCAGAGCGGTCGTCGGGAAAGCCATCGTTCTGATTGGGGCCACCAACGACGGCGCCGGTTAAGATGTTGGGGTTGGGGTTGTAGGAGTAGAAAAAGGGCTGAAAACCGCCGTCGCAGCCGATGGCCTGAGGGTGGCTGGCCTTGGACGGCAGCGAAGAGCCTCTGTGGTGGATTCTTTTGGGGAAGGTTTTGCCAAACCCCACCATGTATGACATCTTCAATGGGTTCACTCCCAATATATAATCAACCTGAATTGCATAatcaatttgaattaatttatttaaattgttaaattaattaaaaagtgtTGTTAAATTGAGCCCAAAAACGACGGCGTTTGGTAGTTAGTTACCTGTTGCTTTGCTAGATTCTTGAGGGATGTCGGAGTGACAAGAACGCCGCCGCAGTTGAAGGTGTGCTTGGCGGCGGACATGTACTTGGAATATGTGGTCAGCAAAAATGTTATGGATGTCACATATTGGAGGTTACTTTGTGGCAACTTGAACATCAATCCCCCTACACAAATCCAAAGCTTTTTAATTCTCGAGCTTAAATTATGAACTACGGATTGAATTATGCTTAAACCGGACGGAAAATAGCATACCTTGTGTGTATTGAGTGCTGGAATAGGGAGAATTAGGTAGAATCCGACACATGAATGACTCAGCTTCTTGTTTGTAGGAATCAAAGTTCTTGTCATTGTTCAGTAATGCTCGCTGCACCAATAGAAACCAACCATTTAACACGAGTGGATGTACACAAGTTGGgttggagaaatcttttgaaccATCCCAAAAATTCAAGTTAGTGACTCGAACAACCAAGGAGGGTTCCATCTATTTTACCCCGTTCAAGAGTAGTAAGTCCAAAGGTTGGAACGTcctattgttctttttttaattacttaataactaaaataccataaaactcaaacataaaaaagtaaaacatttttaattttcataataatattaaaattatggtATGTTTGAATTGGGTTGCAACTCATTTTTCGATTGGTCGAGTTGATCAAATCAGTCCGACCAATAGAATGTCAACTGACAAACCAACtcaaatttttcaatttttcaaaaattgaaccgaacccaactcaacccaaacgATTTTTATGAATTGGATTGGATGGATAATCCAAATTACCCGAGTTCTCGAGGCGTTAAAGAGGGGAAAAGAATATTTACCCGGGAGAGAAGAACATGAGCACCAGCATATTTGTTGTCCCAACTAAAGATGTCGGGAACATCGTCGCCGCCCAACGACTTCAACAAATTGAAGTATCGAACATCGTTTGTTGCTCTTAGTAGCCATGTTGCTCCCCACACAAGCTCATcctatttttcatataaaaaaaatatttaatatcataaattttttaattNAAAAAAAGATTCCGAATCTTTACCTTATACCCAGAATAAGAGCAATAAAACGGACAAACAGCCGATCCAAGCGAATCACTGTACGACCCTCGATGCTCAACGGCAAACTGAAACACCTTCTTCGCCGTCGCCAATAGCAGCCCGGAGTACTTTCTGTCTACCCGCCGGAACACCAACGACGCGGCGGCGAGAGCGGCGGCTGTCTCGCCGGCCACATCAGACCCCGGGTTTGCGGCAGAGACAGAGTAGACAGTCCTAACTGTATCCATGTCCTCCGGTCGTTCCCAGCATTTGTGGTCGACGTTGGGGTCGCCGACGCCGACGTAGAGCTTGCCGGGTGTGGCGGTTGCGCACTTGAGAAGGTAGTCCGTGGCCCAACGGATGGCGGCGCGTGTGTTGGGTAACTCCGAGCCCATACGCGCTCCGTACTCGAGTGCTCCCCATGAAAGCATTGTGGTTGTGAATGCCATCGGTAAGTTGAATTTGACATTGTCGCCGGCGTCGTAGTACCCGCCGGTTAAATCCACCTGAGAATTGCCCAACGATTCGATTTTGGTAAAGTTCgaattttttaaggaaaaaaaaaaacaaaacagtaataatttaatttaattccatttttgttttctctttttcttttaaaatatattaataaaaattttgaaaatggtaaaaaattaaaacattggttacattatttaaaaaaattttaaccGTAAAAAAGCAAGAACATGTCAAAACTTTTAAGACATACATGAGCGAGTTCACCGTCATAGAGACCAGAGTTGGACCTCCAAGCGATTTGTTGACCATTTGGGATTCTACCAGAGCGTTGTCCTTGGAAGAACAATAAGGACTTAGCCAAAGCGTCTCGATAATTGGGGTTGGCACGAGCGGTATAGAACGAGAAGGAAGacgagaggaggaggaggaagaagaagaatgtggGAGCGTTTGTGGTGGCAGCCATAGGAGAAGCGGGTAATGAAAAAAGAGgttaatatttgagtttgaattgAAGATGATGCAAAGGGAGTATGGGGTTTATAAAGAGTGGCATAGTTTATGAGTAGCGCAATTTGAGGCTTTTGTTTTGGAAGTCAATAACAAATGTGGTTTTTAATACTCACACTTCAAATTTGCATGCTTCTTTCTAAATTAAAGCTTCCCCCTTTTTATGCCTTCTACCTAAAATCATGCTCCAACTTCAACTCTCCCTTTATAATGCTTCAAAACCTACCATTTACTTCACCAATTACGAGTGTTCGTATAGCTTGATAGCTCGATTAATTCAGACTATCTAActcaaaccataaaaattcgagttgggttgggtttaaatttatttttttcgatttgggttgagttgaatttttgaagaaTCGAAAAAAATTGAGTCGGTTTGtgggttgacttttttttgtcTAGTCAACTAgaccaacctgaaaatagggttacaacctaactctacttttaagattattatgaaaaattaagagtatttGACGTTGTAACTGATGTTAGTGATGTATTGTGGcttatgaatgtttgataagtaaaaaaagaagaaaaaaaaccgaTAGCCCAATCTAGCTGGAAATAAAGagagttgggttaggttgtgaACGTTATTCGGATTGCTCGAGTCACCTACAGCCCAACCATTCGTGACGTTATAAAGTTAATAAATGATAATGTTTATTGGCTTCAATTTCTCTCCCTTTTATAGCAAAGGCTTTCCATTTTTTAGAgcattttatttccatttttgagAGCAATTCAAGGCTTTGTTACCTTTTTCTGAATATATGAAGCCATAAATCAAATgtaaacccgaaaggaaaaaaatttatatggaTCGTAATTAACTAAATGGGGTCgggataaaaattatattctccATTTGTTAAATGGGGTCGGGAAAAACTTCTCCATCTTCGCCCGGTCTCGTGGACATCTTTAGATATTCTTGACAACTACGTAGAAGATTAAGATCGTTTTTACTATGTAAATGATGTCGACatgtcttttaatttttatatactAGCATCCACGTCAATGCACCaaatttttttcgtttttggaATGTTCTAGTGAGAGAGAATAATGGGAAGATAGCTTTGGAAGATTCGAAATTCGAGAATTTGGCATTTATATTATCAGTTGTAACGTCTCATgcccaaaattcaaaatctaagaATGAGACACATGTATATCTAGCAATATGATCacgttatttatttcttacttTTGAGAGTAAAAACTATCTCCACAAATCAATACACGTAAAAATGTCACCTAACATAGAATTGTTCCAAGTAAAACATACTTAAATTTGGAGTCCCaatgattgagccaccgaaaagaGACCAACACAGGTCAGGAAGTAACCCGACATAGAATTGTTCTAAGTAAAGCATacttaattttggagtttatATGATTGATCCACCGAAAAGAGACCAACGTATATCAAAAGGTCACTCAATATCgaattgttaaaaataaaacacgtgttattttgaaattcttatGCTTCTCTTTGCTTCCCTAGACAGCCACCCGCGCCCCTAGACAGGTTCTTATAATTGAGCCATTGAAAAAAGATCAACATGGATCATGGGAGTGTCcaaatcatttaaatatagTCTCAGCTTATTCATATACTCATTTcttaactaaaatatataaatattaaatggtcggttaagaatgagaaacatagGTGGGATCAAAAGTCCAAGAAACATAGGTGGaactcattcttaacatggtaccAGAGcaggagaagaggaagaacataAGAAAAGTGACTGAGATCGAAACAGAGAACACTGTATGAATTAAGATCACCTTCTATAAGATATATCATCATCCTTTTAAGcccatttctatttctcattcttaacatggcaTCAGAAATGGTGGGGAGGAAGCACTTTATAGGAAAATGATCGGGTGAAAGTGCCTCGGTCAATGCCCGACCATTTCATGCTCAAAAAACAAGGTCTCGTTTATGAGAAAACCAAATTCCATGATTTTGGGTTTAGATTTTGATAcgatttcaaaattcaattcacttttattatgtttttatcaCTCAACTCGAATTAAAGCCCAAAAATTTACTCCTTAAATAACGCAATTACTATACGATATGAGATTTACAAAATCATTCACATTTTATACGTTATCAACAGacgtaatattttattttatttggcgGATCGAAAAATTTAAAcgccaaattaaaaaataaattatccaAAGTGGATATTGAAAATATGAGATAAAgcattgaaagaaagaagactAAATAGAgattgggtaaaaaaaaaaaggtataattataattatttttaatatgatttttaattttaaagaaaaaaggggtCATAGTATAATTAGAAAagtggaaagggaaagggCGCAAATGGcgcaaa
This genomic interval carries:
- the LOC111787967 gene encoding splicing factor 3B subunit 4-like isoform X2, which gives rise to MSGRSNGCTIYIGNLDERVSDRVLYDILIQAGRVVDLHIPRDKESGRPRGYAFAEYENEEITNYAVKLFSGLVTLHNRTLKFAVSGQDKPSPSSSAITSSSNISHKSRFSAYRENHLEAPPYPGLVNQSNGYGSNSDHHNNQYSQRYSGTNLDSFNHPKSRRHDTSYPVHYPPYELLN
- the LOC111787967 gene encoding RNA-binding protein 7-like isoform X1; this translates as MSGRSNGCTIYIGNLDERVSDRVLYDILIQAGRVVDLHIPRDKESGRPRGYAFAEYENEEITNYAVKLFSGLVTLHNRTLKFAVSGQDKPSPSSSAITSSSNISHKSRSQIVPGYSNEISSYSNRLSNSCRFSAYRENHLEAPPYPGLVNQSNGYGSNSDHHNNQYSQRYSGTNLDSFNHPKSRRHDTSYPVHYPPYELLN
- the LOC111787952 gene encoding endoglucanase 9-like, whose protein sequence is MAATTNAPTFFFFLLLLSSSFSFYTARANPNYRDALAKSLLFFQGQRSGRIPNGQQIAWRSNSGLYDGELAHVDLTGGYYDAGDNVKFNLPMAFTTTMLSWGALEYGARMGSELPNTRAAIRWATDYLLKCATATPGKLYVGVGDPNVDHKCWERPEDMDTVRTVYSVSAANPGSDVAGETAAALAAASLVFRRVDRKYSGLLLATAKKVFQFAVEHRGSYSDSLGSAVCPFYCSYSGYKDELVWGATWLLRATNDVRYFNLLKSLGGDDVPDIFSWDNKYAGAHVLLSRRALLNNDKNFDSYKQEAESFMCRILPNSPYSSTQYTQGGLMFKLPQSNLQYVTSITFLLTTYSKYMSAAKHTFNCGGVLVTPTSLKNLAKQQVDYILGVNPLKMSYMVGFGKTFPKRIHHRGSSLPSKASHPQAIGCDGGFQPFFYSYNPNPNILTGAVVGGPNQNDGFPDDRSDYSHSEPATYINAALVGPLAFFSGKTK